From Capsicum annuum cultivar UCD-10X-F1 unplaced genomic scaffold, UCD10Xv1.1 ctg39347, whole genome shotgun sequence, one genomic window encodes:
- the LOC124891646 gene encoding uncharacterized protein LOC124891646, producing MVQGSRQWHGKLPFALLGYRTTIRTSTGVTPYLLVYGTEAVIPAEVKIPSLRIISEAEIDDTEWVKSRLEQLLLIDEKRLTAVCFGQLYQKRMARAYNKKVSHQMQNKEKRAKLTMAPSEIEQRLLGVHRFVKDRESVKISVTSEAFENEEQNRTETNRDTTEFERQRFKLANQLVEST from the exons atggtccaaggatcTCGACAGTGGCATGGGAAATTACCGTTTGCTCTTTTAGGATATCGTACAACTATCCGTACATCGACTGGCGTAACtccttatttactagtctatgggacTGAAGCTGTAATACCCGCAGAAGtcaaaattccctctcttcgaatCATCAGTGAAGCCGAAATTGACGATACTGAATGggtcaagtctagactagaacaattattgttaatagatgaaaaaaggttGACGGCAGTCTGCTTTGGTCAATTATACCAGAAAAGGATGGCgcgagcttacaataagaag GTTTCAcaccaaatgcaaaataaagaaaaacgcgCAAAATTGACCATGGCTCCCAGTGAAATTGAGCAGAGATTGTTGGGCGTTCACCGCTTTGTCAAGGACAGAGAGTcagttaagataagtgttacaagtgaagcatttgaaaatgAAGAGCAAAATCGTACTGAAACAAACAGAGATAcaacagaatttgaaagacaaagatTCAAGCTCGCCaaccaattagttgaatcaact